The following are encoded together in the Vigna unguiculata cultivar IT97K-499-35 chromosome 2, ASM411807v1, whole genome shotgun sequence genome:
- the LOC114170379 gene encoding 14-3-3-like protein GF14 iota, translated as MAAEKERDTQVYLAKLAEQAERYEEMVECMKKVAKLDLDLTVEERNLLSVGYKNVIGARRASWRIMSSIEQKEEAKGNEHNVKLIKGYRQKVEDELSKICGDILTIIDKHLIPSSGSAEASVFYYKMKGDYFRYLAEFKTDQERKEAAEQSLKGYEAASATANTDLPSTHPIRLGLALNFSVFYYEIMNSPERACHLAKQAFDEAIAELDTLSEESYKDSTLIMQLLRDNLTLWTSDLPEDGGEDNIKAEEAKPTEPEH; from the exons ATGGCTGCCGAGAAAGAGAGAGACACACAGGTTTACTTGGCCAAACTTGCCGAGCAGGCCGAGAGATACGAAG AAATGGTTGAGTGTATGAAGAAAGTAGCAAAACTTGATCTTGATCTAACTGTGGAAGAAAGGAACCTCCTCTCAGTGGGATACAAAAATGTCATTGGTGCACGGAGGGCCTCCTGGCGCATCATGTCCTCAATTGAGCAGAAGGAAGAGGCTAAGGGTAATGAACACAATGTCAAACTGATCAAGGGCTACCGCCAAAAAGTTGAGGATGAACTCTCCAAAATTTGTGGTGACATTCTGACTATTATAGACAAGCACCTGATTCCTTCTTCTGGATCAGCAGAAGCTAGTGTTTTCTACTATAAGAT GAAAGGTGATTATTTCCGGTACCTTGCTGAGTTCAAGACTGACCAAGAAAGAAAAGAGGCAGCTGAGCAGTCACTGAAAGGATATGAG gcTGCTTCAGCCACTGCAAACACAGATCTTCCATCAACACATCCAATTCGTCTTGGACTTGCCCTCAATTTCTCTGTCTTTTACTATGAGATAATGAACTCTCCTGAAAG GGCCTGCCATTTGGCTAAACAAGCTTTTGATGAGGCAATTGCGGAATTGGACACCCTGAGTGAAGAGTCATACAAGGACAGCACCTTGATCATGCAGCTGTTGAGAGACAACCTCACACTCTGGACCTCTGATTTGCCAGAGGATGGAG GTGAGGACAACATAAAAGCTGAAGAAGCCAAACCTACCGAGCCTGAG CATTGA